One window of Mediterraneibacter butyricigenes genomic DNA carries:
- a CDS encoding SDR family oxidoreductase, producing the protein MFDLTGKKAIVTGGSRGLGHGMAEGLMEAGCEVVIIGTRDSIKDRAKEFCEKGFTCTGVQADLGDEKALKAAFDESLAALGGHLDILVTAHGMQSRHPAEEFPMEDWRRVIDVNLTAVFELCQLAEKQFMAQKSKGKIITVSSMLTFFGGYTVPAYAASKGGVAQITKAFCNEWAEKGINVNSLAPGYMATEMNTALLDPSNPRKEAITNRIPAKKWGTPEDMKGPCVFLASEASDYLNGAIIPVDGGYLVR; encoded by the coding sequence ATGTTTGATCTGACAGGAAAAAAAGCAATCGTAACAGGTGGATCCAGAGGTCTTGGACATGGAATGGCAGAAGGATTGATGGAGGCCGGATGCGAAGTTGTTATTATAGGAACAAGAGATAGTATTAAAGACAGAGCAAAAGAATTTTGCGAGAAGGGATTTACCTGCACAGGCGTGCAGGCAGATCTCGGAGATGAAAAAGCATTAAAAGCAGCATTCGATGAATCATTAGCAGCACTCGGTGGACATCTGGATATTCTCGTTACCGCACATGGCATGCAGAGCAGACATCCGGCAGAGGAATTTCCGATGGAAGACTGGAGAAGAGTAATCGACGTAAACCTGACAGCAGTATTTGAACTTTGTCAGCTTGCTGAAAAACAGTTTATGGCACAGAAAAGTAAAGGAAAAATTATTACGGTATCTTCTATGCTTACATTTTTCGGCGGATATACCGTGCCTGCTTATGCAGCATCTAAAGGTGGTGTAGCACAGATTACAAAGGCATTCTGTAACGAATGGGCAGAAAAAGGAATCAACGTCAACTCTCTGGCACCTGGCTATATGGCGACAGAGATGAACACAGCACTCCTTGATCCAAGTAATCCGAGAAAAGAAGCCATTACAAATCGTATCCCTGCTAAGAAATGGGGAACGCCGGAAGATATGAAAGGACCTTGCGTATTTTTGGCATCGGAAGCATCGGATTACCTTAACGGAGCAATTATTCCGGTAGATGGCGGATATCTTGTACGCTAG
- a CDS encoding C-terminal binding protein — protein sequence MKVIITDCDHDSIDIEKKVFKDAGMEVELKQAITEDEVIAQCQDAEIFIVQYAKITKKVMENCPKLKYVVRYGVGVDTIDVPEATKRGIQVGNVPDYGMNEVADHAIALAMSMVREVVKMNQFTKNEKWDYIKSIPIHRFSELTVGVVGLGRIGRNFAKKMHALGFNVIGTDPYFKATPETDEYVTAVSVEDVIKKSDIISLHCPADGNKDLFNKETFKKMKNSAVLINVARGGIINEDDLDQALTDGEIKGAALDCMLGEPVSKDSKLFKHENVIVTPHMAWYSEEAASELKRKVAEESVRFAKGEAIHYPINKLA from the coding sequence ATGAAAGTAATTATTACAGACTGTGATCATGACAGTATTGATATTGAGAAAAAAGTATTTAAAGATGCAGGAATGGAAGTCGAACTGAAACAGGCAATTACAGAAGATGAAGTAATCGCACAGTGTCAGGATGCAGAAATTTTTATTGTGCAGTATGCAAAGATTACAAAAAAAGTTATGGAAAACTGTCCGAAATTAAAATATGTTGTCCGCTATGGAGTTGGTGTCGATACCATTGATGTACCGGAAGCTACAAAACGTGGTATTCAGGTTGGAAATGTTCCGGACTATGGAATGAATGAGGTGGCAGATCATGCAATCGCATTGGCAATGTCTATGGTAAGAGAAGTTGTGAAGATGAATCAGTTTACAAAGAATGAAAAATGGGATTACATAAAATCTATTCCAATCCACAGATTCAGTGAGCTGACAGTCGGTGTTGTAGGACTTGGAAGAATCGGACGTAATTTTGCAAAGAAAATGCATGCGCTTGGATTCAATGTAATCGGAACGGATCCTTATTTCAAGGCAACTCCGGAGACAGATGAATATGTGACAGCTGTATCTGTCGAAGATGTAATTAAAAAATCGGATATTATTTCTTTGCATTGCCCGGCAGATGGAAACAAAGACTTATTTAACAAAGAAACATTCAAAAAGATGAAAAATTCTGCAGTCCTTATCAATGTAGCTCGTGGAGGCATCATCAATGAAGATGATTTGGATCAGGCATTGACGGACGGAGAAATCAAGGGAGCGGCACTTGACTGTATGCTAGGCGAACCAGTCAGCAAAGATTCAAAATTGTTCAAACATGAAAATGTGATTGTAACACCTCATATGGCATGGTATTCCGAAGAGGCTGCAAGTGAATTAAAGAGAAAGGTTGCAGAAGAATCTGTAAGATTTGCAAAAGGCGAAGCAATTCACTATCCAATCAATAAACTGGCATAG